One window from the genome of Cucumis melo cultivar AY chromosome 10, USDA_Cmelo_AY_1.0, whole genome shotgun sequence encodes:
- the LOC127151465 gene encoding sugar transport protein 10-like, whose translation MAGGGFAVEGRGRNYEGGVTGFVIVTCLVAAMGGLLFGYDLGISGGVTSMPSFLDQFFPSVVKKMKSAHESEYCKFDSELLTLFTSSLYLAALVASFAASVVTRKFGRKPSMFFGGLSFLLGSILNGVANSIALLIIGRLLLGVGVGFANQSVPVYLSEMAPAKIRGALNMGFQMAITIGILVASLVNVGTAKIEGGWGWRVSLALAAVPAVMMTIGAIFLPDTPNSILERGFTEKAKTMLQKVRGTDNVEEEFQDLMYASEAAKKVDHPWTNILKPQYRPQLVMCTIIPFFQQLTGINVIMFYAPVLFMTLGFGDDASLISAVISGGVNVLATLVSIFTVDKFGRRILFLEGGIQMFICQILVGTLIGVKFGLNGEGTLSKFDANLILFLVCTYVSAFAWSWGPLGWLVPSEICPLEIRSAGQAINVSVNMFFTFIIAQVFLAMLCHMKFGLFYFFAGFVLIMTVFIYFFLPETKNVPIEEMNRVWKAHWFWGKYIPDEAVIGGPVEKHNHDV comes from the exons atggctgGAGGAGGATTTGCTGTTGAAGGAAGAGGAAGGAATTATGAAGGAGGAGTGACTGGTTTCGTGATAGTGACATGTTTGGTGGCCGCCATGGGAGGTCTTCTGTTCGGTTACGATCTTGGAATCTCAGGTGGGGTTACTTCAATGCCAAGTTTCTTGGATCAGTTTTTCCCATCTGTTGTTAAGAAGATGAAAAGTGCCCATGAGAGCGAGTACTGTAAGTTTGACAGTGAACTCCTTACTTTGTTTACCTCTTCTCTTTACCTTGCTGCTCTCGTCGCTTCCTTCGCCGCTTCCGTCGTCACCCGTAAATTTGGTCGGAAACCATCCATGTTCTTTGGAGGTCTTTCCTTCTTACTTGGTTCCATTCTTAATGGTGTTGCTAATAGCATTGCTCTCCTCATCATTGGTCGATTGTTGCTTGGTGTTGGTGTTGGTTTTGCCAATCAG TCTGTCCCCGTTTACCTTTCTGAAATGGCACCAGCCAAAATCAGAGGAGCTCTCAATATGGGCTTCCAAATGGCCATTACAATCGGCATCTTGGTGGCAAGTCTTGTCAATGTCGGTACAGCCAAAATCGAAGGCGGATGGGGATGGAGAGTTTCACTCGCTCTCGCCGCGGTCCCCGCCGTGATGATGACCATCGGAGCCATCTTCCTTCCTGATACTCCCAACTCCATTCTCGAAAGAGGATTCACAGAGAAGGCCAAGACGATGCTCCAAAAAGTTCGCGGTACCGATAATGTGGAAGAAGAGTTCCAAGACCTTATGTATGCAAGTGAAGCTGCAAAGAAAGTAGACCATCCATGGACCAACATATTGAAGCCACAATACAGACCCCAACTCGTGATGTGCACCATAATCCCATTCTTCCAACAACTCACCGGCATTAACGTTATCATGTTCTACGCTCCTGTTCTATTCATGACTCTAGGATTCGGCGACGACGCATCTCTAATCTCGGCCGTCATCAGCGGTGGTGTCAACGTCCTTGCAACCTTAGTTTCCATCTTCACAGTGGACAAATTCGGACGCAGAATCTTGTTCCTCGAAGGTGGAATACAGATGTTCATCTGCCAAATCCTAGTGGGAACCCTAATCGGAGTGAAATTTGGACTGAATGGAGAAGGAACTCTATCAAAATTCGACGCAAACCTGATTCTATTCCTGGTGTGCACATACGTATCGGCATTCGCTTGGTCTTGGGGACCATTGGGTTGGTTGGTACCAAGTGAAATTTGCCCGCTGGAAATTCGATCAGCAGGACAGGCAATAAACGTATCAGTGAACATGTTCTTCACGTTCATCATCGCACAAGTGTTCTTGGCGATGCTTTGCCATATGAAATTCGGACTGTTCTACTTCTTCGCAGGGTTTGTGTTGATAATGACGGTGTTTATCTATTTCTTCTTGCCGGAGACAAAGAATGTGCCGATTGAAGAAATGAACAGAGTGTGGAAGGCGCATTGGTTTTGGGGGAAGTACATTCCCGACGAGGCGGTCATTGGCGGCCCTGTTGAGAAGCATAACCACGATGTTTAA
- the LOC103488769 gene encoding E3 ubiquitin ligase BIG BROTHER-related — translation MENEAATTTTATKLGSDGVKPTPAASSDNDQNPNSNSNSNSNPPPTSVSDPQNDTTGSDSTSLQTPSRHSSRTPFTNLTQVDADLALARTLQEQERAYLMLRMTSEGSDFGSWEAGSYVLDDEDGFGDPHDHTESDGDDDEFDGTDVNDEDDVFDVHAHEDGGEHNNSNFELDPGNFSSDEAYARALQDAEDREMAARLLALAGLQDHDADDTDDQGENSQDTWEDVDPDELSYEELLALGEVVGTESRGLSADTIASLPSINFKAGSDQTGSNDSCVICRLDFEDGETLTVLSCKHSYHSDCITNWLKINKVCPVCSAEVSTATGSS, via the exons ATGGAGAACGAAGCCGCCACCACCACTACCGCCACCAAACTTGGTTCTGATGGAGTCAAGCCAACCCCCGCCGCCTCCTCCGATAATGATCAAAACCCCAATTCCAATTCCAATTCTAATTCCAATCCACCCCCTACCTCTGTTTCTGACCCCCAGAATGACACTACTGGATCCGACTCCACCTCCCTTCAAACCCCTTCTCGCCACTCCTCTAGAACTCCCTTCACTAATCTCACCCAGGTCGATGCGGACCTTGCCCTCGCTCGTACCCTTCAAGAACAg GAAAGGGCATATCTGATGCTTAGAATGACAAGTGAGGGGAGTGATTTTGGAAGTTGGGAAGCTGGAAGTTATGTATTAGATGATGAGGATGGTTTTGGTGATCCCCATGATCATACAGAATCTGATGGGGATGATGATGAGTTTGATGGAACAGATGTCAATGATGAAGACGATGTGTTTGATGTGCACGCACATGAAGATGGTGGAGAGCATAACAACTCCAACTTTGAACTTGATCCAGGTAATTTTTCAAGTGACGAGGCCTATGCTAGAGCCCTACAAGATGCTGAAGACAGAGAAATGGCCGCCAGATTATTGGCCCTTGCTGGATTACAAGATC ATGACGCAGATGACACAGATGATCAAGGTGAAAACTCCCag GATACATGGGAGGACGTCGACCCAGATGAACTATCGTATGAG GAGTTGCTTGCATTGGGTGAAGTGGTAGGAACTGAAAGTAGAGGGCTATCTGCTGATACAATTGCTTCTCTACCCTCCATAAACTTCAAGGCAGGGAGCGATCAGACTGGAAGCAACGATTC GTGTGTCATTTGTCGATTGGATTTCGAGGACGGTGAAACCTTGACTGTTCTCTCTTGCAAACACTCCTACCACTCTGACTGCATAACTAATTGGTTAAAAATAAACAAG GTCTGCCCTGTTTGCAGTGCTGAAGTCTCCACAGCTACCGGAAGCAGTTAG
- the LOC103504498 gene encoding sugar transport protein 10-like, with protein sequence MAGGGFVVEGRGRNYEGGVTGFVIVTCLVAAMGGLLFGYDLGISGGVTSMPSFLDQFFPSVVKKMKSAHESEYCKFDSELLTLFTSSLYLAALVASFAASVVTRKFGRKPSMFFGGLSFLLGSILNGVANSIALLIIGRLLLGVGVGFANQSVPVYLSEMAPAKIRGALNMGFQMAITIGILVASLVNVGTAKIEGGWGWRVSLALAAVPAVMMTIGAIFLPDTPNSILERGFTEKAKTMLQKVRGTDNVEEEFQDLMYASEAAKKVDHPWTNILKPQYRPQLVMCTIIPFFQQLTGINVIMFYAPVLFMTLGFGDDASLISAVISGGVNVLATLVSIFTVDKFGRRILFLEGGIQMFICQILVGTLIGVKFGLNGEGTLSKFDANLILFLVCTYVSAFAWSWGPLGWLVPSEICPLEIRSAGQAINVSVNMFFTFIIAQVFLAMLCHMKFGLFYFFAGFVLIMTVFIYFFLPETKNVPIEEMNRVWKAHWFWGKYIPDEAVIGGPVEQHNNDV encoded by the exons atggctGGAGGAGGATTTGTTGTTGAAGGAAGAGGAAGGAATTATGAAGGAGGAGTGACTGGTTTCGTGATAGTGACATGTTTGGTGGCCGCCATGGGAGGTCTTCTGTTCGGTTACGATCTTGGAATCTCAGGTGGGGTTACTTCAATGCCAAGTTTCTTGGATCAGTTTTTCCCATCTGTTGTTAAGAAGATGAAAAGTGCCCATGAGAGCGAGTACTGTAAGTTTGACAGTGAACTCCTTACTTTGTTTACCTCTTCTCTTTACCTTGCTGCTCTCGTCGCTTCCTTCGCCGCTTCCGTCGTCACCCGTAAATTTGGTCGGAAACCATCCATGTTCTTTGGAGGTCTTTCCTTCTTACTTGGTTCCATTCTTAATGGTGTTGCTAATAGCATTGCTCTCCTCATCATTGGTCGATTGTTGCTTGGTGTTGGTGTTGGTTTTGCCAATCAG TCTGTCCCCGTTTACCTTTCTGAAATGGCACCAGCCAAAATCAGAGGAGCTCTCAATATGGGCTTCCAAATGGCCATTACAATCGGCATCTTGGTGGCAAGTCTTGTCAATGTCGGTACAGCCAAAATCGAAGGCGGATGGGGATGGAGAGTCTCACTCGCTCTCGCCGCGGTCCCCGCCGTGATGATGACCATCGGAGCCATCTTCCTTCCTGATACTCCCAACTCCATTCTCGAAAGAGGATTCACAGAGAAGGCCAAGACGATGCTCCAAAAAGTTCGCGGTACCGATAATGTGGAAGAAGAGTTCCAAGACCTTATGTATGCAAGTGAAGCTGCAAAGAAAGTAGACCATCCATGGACCAACATATTGAAGCCACAATACAGACCCCAACTCGTGATGTGCACCATAATCCCATTCTTCCAACAACTCACCGGCATTAACGTTATCATGTTCTACGCTCCTGTTCTATTCATGACTCTAGGATTCGGCGACGACGCATCTCTAATCTCGGCCGTCATCAGCGGTGGTGTCAACGTCCTTGCAACCTTAGTTTCCATCTTCACAGTGGACAAATTCGGACGCAGAATCTTGTTCCTCGAAGGTGGAATACAGATGTTCATCTGCCAAATCCTAGTGGGAACCCTAATCGGAGTGAAATTTGGACTGAATGGAGAAGGAACTCTATCAAAATTCGACGCAAACCTGATTCTATTCCTGGTGTGCACATACGTATCGGCATTCGCTTGGTCTTGGGGACCATTGGGTTGGTTGGTACCAAGTGAAATTTGCCCGCTGGAAATTCGATCAGCAGGACAGGCAATAAACGTATCAGTGAACATGTTCTTCACGTTCATCATCGCACAAGTGTTCTTGGCGATGCTTTGCCATATGAAATTCGGACTGTTCTACTTCTTCGCAGGGTTTGTGTTGATAATGACGGTGTTTATCTATTTCTTCTTGCCGGAGACAAAGAATGTGCCGATTGAAGAAATGAACAGAGTATGGAAGGCACATTGGTTTTGGGGGAAGTACATTCCTGACGAGGCAGTCATTGGCGGCCCTGTCGAGCAGCATAACAACGATGTTTGA
- the LOC103488770 gene encoding transcription termination factor MTERF9, chloroplastic-like — MFKLSSNFLLHFTHKPFLNALSTSSLPLASLSTIQFLQNSCGLSSGSPTSAGRKLQFDEKSLQKYEVVIDFLRSHAFENPQIANLVSRRPSILQSKVSNNLKPKFEFLQEVGFVGPLLPKLILTNPGVILCSLDSHLKPLILFLKEILESDEQVTAAILRYTLLLTYDFKGVLKPNADVLASVGVPSRTIAKLIVSNPRIIVQKVDRMIQVVKMVKELGFEPKSGMFVDALKARIGMSDSTWNKKINVLKSLGWSEKEIFTLFKRMPECLARSEKKMRDVADFCFNTVKLEPGTVISYPMFFKLSIDKRLRPRYKVLEVLKVKKLPTNITIARALTQVESKFVENCVLKHLDEIPNLMDIYRGNVTAEARSVL, encoded by the coding sequence ATGTTCAAACTTTCCTCCAATTTTCTTCTACATTTCACCCATAAACCTTTTCTCAATGCCCTTTCTACTTCTTCATTGCCTTTGGCCTCTCTTTCTACCATCCAATTCCTCCAAAACTCATGTGGCCTTTCTTCAGGATCTCCTACTTCTGCCGGTCGAAAGCTCCAATTCGATGAAAAAAGCCTCCAGAAGTACGAAGTCGTTATCGATTTCTTGAGATCACATGCATTCGAGAATCCACAGATCGCCAATTTGGTCTCGAGGCGACCTTCGATCCTTCAGTCCAAAGTATCCAACAATCTGAAGCCTAAATTTGAGTTCCTCCAGGAAGTCGGGTTCGTCGGTCCTTTACTTCCTAAGCTAATTCTAACAAACCCTGGGGTTATTCTGTGTAGCTTAGATTCTCATTTGAAACCATTAATTCTTTTCTTGAAGGAAATTCTTGAATCGGATGAACAAGTAACTGCTGCTATTCTTCGTTATACCTTGCTTCTAACTTATGATTTTAAGGGTGTTTTAAAACCTAACGCTGATGTTTTAGCCAGTGTAGGAGTACCTTCTAGGACTATAGCAAAATTGATTGTATCGAATCCTAGAATTATAGTGCAAAAGGTTGATAGAATGATTCAAGTAGTGAAAATGGTTAAAGAATTGGGCTTTGAACCAAAGTCGGGTATGTTTGTTGATGCACTTAAAGCAAGGATTGGAATGAGTGATTCAACTTGgaataagaaaataaatgttTTGAAGAGTTTAGGATGGTCTGAGAAGGAGATTTTTACACTATTTAAGAGAATGCCAGAATGTTTAGCTCGTTCAGAGAAGAAAATGAGGGATGTTGCAGATTTCTGTTTCAACACCGTAAAGTTGGAGCCAGGAACCGTAATTTCTTACCCTATGTTCTTCAAGTTGTCAATCGACAAGCGGCTCCGACCAAGGTACAAAGTTCTTGAGGTTTTGAAGGTGAAAAAACTTCCTACGAACATAACGATTGCTCGGGCGCTTACACAAGTGGAGAGTAAATTTGTGGAGAATTGTGTTCTTAAGCACTTGGATGAAATACCAAACCTAATGGACATATACCGGGGCAATGTCACAGCTGAAGCCCGTTCTGTTCTATAG